In Flavobacterium sp. WV_118_3, one DNA window encodes the following:
- a CDS encoding DUF2797 domain-containing protein → MQYDGVLTKMQTEIGNPIQYYLVFENSFLNVNQLLNKELEIAFQGYQCLNCGKKKKIFRQGFCYDCFMSSASAGDWIMKPELSTAHLDIEDRDLEYEKRVQLQPHIVYLALSSEVKVGVTRKTQVPTRWIDQGAIEAVPIVEVPNRYLAGIAEVALKDHFSDKTNWRKMLQNEVPSIDIVSERNKLESLLPDEVKPYFAPTPEKLYHLDYPVLQYPKKVNSLSLDKTPVFNGRLTGIKGQYLIFEDGTVFNIRTFEGYVVKITM, encoded by the coding sequence ATGCAATACGACGGTGTACTGACTAAGATGCAAACGGAAATCGGGAATCCGATACAATATTACCTTGTTTTTGAAAACAGCTTTTTGAATGTCAACCAATTACTAAATAAAGAATTGGAAATCGCTTTTCAGGGCTACCAGTGCCTGAACTGTGGCAAGAAAAAGAAGATTTTCCGACAGGGATTCTGTTATGATTGCTTTATGTCGAGCGCTTCGGCTGGCGACTGGATTATGAAACCGGAACTCAGCACCGCACATCTTGACATAGAAGACCGGGATTTGGAATATGAAAAAAGAGTTCAATTACAACCCCACATTGTATACCTCGCCCTATCCAGCGAAGTCAAAGTAGGCGTTACCCGTAAAACCCAGGTTCCGACGCGTTGGATTGATCAGGGTGCTATAGAAGCCGTTCCGATCGTAGAAGTTCCGAATCGTTATCTGGCCGGAATCGCCGAGGTCGCACTAAAAGATCATTTTTCAGACAAAACCAACTGGCGAAAAATGCTGCAAAATGAAGTCCCGTCCATTGATATCGTATCCGAACGCAATAAACTGGAATCGTTATTACCGGACGAAGTAAAACCGTATTTCGCACCAACACCCGAAAAGCTATACCATCTGGACTATCCGGTTCTTCAATACCCGAAGAAAGTCAACAGCCTGAGTCTGGATAAAACACCGGTTTTTAACGGCCGACTAACCGGAATTAAAGGCCAGTACCTGATTTTTGAAGACGGTACCGTTTTTAACATCCGAACCTTTGAGGGTTATGTAGTTAAAATCACAATGTAA
- a CDS encoding GH3 auxin-responsive promoter family protein, with amino-acid sequence MALTIINSIASWILKKRIHQMELFLKYPNEVQEELLFSLLRTAEPTIIGQKYEFSSIRSYKTFTERVPVSTYEELEPLIERTRKGEQNVFWNTPIKWFAKSSGTTNAKSKFIPVSSEALEDCHYKASKDLLCLYLNNNENSQLFTGKSLRLGGSKQLYEDNNTFFGDLSAILIDNMPFWAEFSSTPSNKVSLMSEWESKIQAIIQETVMENVTSFAGVPSWMLVLLNRVLEETGKNNLAELWPNVEVYFHGGVSFEPYREQYKRLLPKEDFRYYEIYNASEGFFAIQDLNNSNDLLLMLDYGIFYEFIPMDAFGTPEQKVIRLSEVELNKNYAVVITTNSGLWRYLIGDTVRFTSLNPYRIKVTGRTKHHINVFGEELMVENTDKAISKACQETNSEVIDYTVAPIFMKGREKGAHEWMIEFRRKPENIELFRKKLDEALQTVNSDYEAKRYNNMTLNPLVLNVARTNLFYDWLKEQDKLGGQHKIPRLSNSREYLDRLKALQYIQID; translated from the coding sequence ATGGCCCTGACAATAATTAACTCGATTGCTTCCTGGATACTAAAAAAACGAATTCATCAAATGGAGTTGTTTCTGAAATACCCCAATGAAGTACAGGAAGAACTGCTGTTTAGCTTATTGCGTACGGCAGAACCTACTATTATTGGTCAGAAATATGAATTTTCGTCCATCAGAAGTTATAAGACGTTTACAGAGCGCGTTCCGGTATCGACCTATGAAGAACTCGAACCATTGATCGAAAGAACCCGAAAAGGGGAGCAAAATGTGTTTTGGAATACACCAATCAAATGGTTTGCAAAATCCAGCGGAACAACCAATGCCAAAAGTAAGTTTATCCCGGTGAGTAGTGAAGCTTTGGAGGATTGTCATTATAAAGCCAGTAAAGATTTACTGTGTTTGTATCTGAATAATAATGAAAATTCACAGTTGTTTACAGGTAAGAGCCTTCGCTTGGGAGGAAGTAAGCAATTGTATGAAGATAACAATACCTTTTTTGGCGATTTGTCGGCGATCCTGATCGATAATATGCCTTTCTGGGCAGAATTTAGTAGTACTCCAAGTAATAAGGTGTCGTTAATGAGTGAATGGGAATCTAAAATTCAGGCGATCATACAGGAGACGGTTATGGAAAATGTAACCAGTTTTGCCGGTGTGCCTTCCTGGATGTTAGTATTGTTAAACCGGGTTTTGGAAGAAACCGGGAAAAATAATCTGGCCGAATTATGGCCTAATGTTGAGGTGTATTTCCATGGAGGGGTTAGTTTTGAACCGTATCGCGAGCAATATAAACGATTATTGCCAAAAGAGGATTTCCGCTATTACGAAATTTATAATGCTTCTGAAGGTTTTTTTGCGATTCAGGATCTGAATAATTCCAATGATCTGTTGTTGATGCTGGATTACGGAATTTTCTACGAATTTATTCCGATGGATGCTTTTGGAACACCGGAACAGAAAGTGATCCGTCTGTCGGAAGTGGAGTTGAATAAAAACTATGCGGTGGTGATTACAACCAATTCCGGGTTGTGGCGTTATCTGATAGGAGATACGGTGCGGTTTACCTCATTAAACCCGTATCGTATTAAAGTGACGGGAAGAACAAAACACCATATCAATGTATTTGGTGAAGAGTTGATGGTTGAAAATACCGATAAAGCCATTTCTAAAGCCTGTCAGGAAACCAATTCCGAGGTAATTGATTATACGGTAGCGCCAATTTTTATGAAAGGTCGCGAAAAAGGAGCACACGAATGGATGATTGAATTCCGTAGAAAACCGGAAAATATCGAACTTTTCCGTAAAAAACTGGACGAAGCATTGCAAACGGTAAACTCTGATTATGAGGCAAAACGATACAATAATATGACATTGAATCCGTTAGTGTTGAATGTTGCGCGAACCAATCTGTTTTACGACTGGCTGAAAGAGCAGGATAAACTGGGCGGACAACATAAAATTCCGCGACTGTCGAATAGCCGGGAATACCTGGACCGACTTAAGGCTTTACAATATATTCAAATAGACTGA
- a CDS encoding S46 family peptidase codes for MKLLRLLVLLFVLPVSAQQGGMWIPSLLKGMNEKEMKTLGMKISAADIYDVNKSSLKDAVPHFNGGCTSEVISSKGLLLTNHHCGYGEIQSHSTVDHDYLTNGFWAMKQEDELPNKDLEVTFIVKIEDVTNKVLEGVAALTSEADKQKKIQENISTLSRTLPKESWQENKIRTFYDGNQYILFLTETYSDVRLVGAPPSSIGKFGSDTDNWVWPRHTGDFSLFRIYADKNNRPAAYSKDNVPYKPKHFFPVSIKGVKENDFTMVMGYPGRTQEYLPSYAVAQIVNDLNPAKIEVRDAALKVQDGFMRKDNAIKIQYASKYASIANYWKKWIGETKGLKKSNALAIKQKFEQEFQEKVVKSGKQAEYGNLLADFKKNYTEIAPYALSRDYYTEVVLRNTELLSFGYRLFQLEQVYNAKGEQAFNDRKNNLIAGFEDLYKDFNANVDEKVFEQLIALYVTKSPKQFLPASLTNVDTKKLTEEVYSQSKLTSYNNLKELLNGDAKTVIERINKDKGFQLVKSMADSYLKNVAPKYDELNLKNIALQRTYMKAILELFPNNRIFPDANSTLRVTYGKVKGYSPSDAVIYEPMTYLDGVIEKYVPGDYEFDVPAKLISLYNTKDYGQYAEKGRMPVCFIGTNHTTGGNSGSPALDAEGNLIGLNFDRVWEGTMSDIHYDPAICRNIMVDIRYVLFIIDKYAGAKHLVDEMKIVQNKKK; via the coding sequence ATGAAACTTTTAAGACTACTTGTCCTATTGTTCGTTTTACCGGTTTCCGCGCAACAGGGCGGAATGTGGATTCCTTCGCTTTTAAAAGGAATGAACGAAAAAGAGATGAAAACCTTAGGAATGAAAATATCGGCTGCCGATATTTATGATGTCAACAAATCCAGTTTAAAAGATGCTGTACCGCATTTTAACGGTGGTTGTACCTCAGAAGTCATTTCCTCCAAAGGTTTATTATTAACCAACCATCACTGTGGATATGGCGAAATCCAATCCCACTCAACTGTTGATCATGACTATTTGACCAACGGATTCTGGGCGATGAAACAAGAAGACGAACTACCGAACAAAGATCTGGAAGTAACTTTTATTGTAAAAATTGAAGATGTAACCAATAAAGTACTGGAAGGTGTTGCCGCACTGACAAGTGAAGCTGACAAACAAAAGAAAATCCAGGAAAACATCAGTACCCTAAGCCGTACGTTACCAAAGGAATCCTGGCAGGAAAACAAAATCCGTACTTTTTATGACGGAAACCAGTATATCCTATTCCTAACGGAAACCTATAGCGATGTTCGTTTGGTTGGTGCTCCGCCATCATCAATCGGGAAATTCGGATCGGATACCGACAACTGGGTTTGGCCACGCCATACCGGAGATTTTTCTTTATTCCGAATCTACGCTGATAAAAACAACCGCCCGGCTGCATATTCCAAAGATAACGTACCCTACAAACCGAAACATTTCTTCCCGGTTTCTATAAAAGGCGTTAAAGAAAACGATTTTACCATGGTAATGGGTTACCCGGGTCGTACTCAGGAATACCTTCCGTCGTATGCTGTGGCACAAATTGTAAACGATCTGAATCCGGCAAAAATCGAAGTGCGTGATGCAGCTTTAAAAGTTCAGGACGGATTTATGCGTAAAGACAACGCGATCAAAATTCAATATGCTTCCAAATATGCCAGCATTGCGAACTACTGGAAAAAATGGATCGGCGAAACCAAAGGTTTAAAAAAATCAAACGCTTTGGCCATCAAACAAAAGTTTGAGCAGGAATTCCAGGAGAAAGTGGTAAAATCCGGAAAACAGGCCGAATATGGCAATCTGTTAGCCGACTTTAAAAAGAACTACACCGAAATCGCTCCGTATGCCCTGAGCCGTGATTATTATACCGAAGTGGTTTTACGAAATACCGAATTATTGAGTTTCGGATACCGTTTATTCCAATTGGAACAGGTTTACAATGCTAAAGGTGAACAAGCTTTTAACGATCGTAAAAACAACCTGATTGCCGGTTTTGAAGATTTATACAAAGATTTTAACGCGAATGTAGACGAAAAAGTTTTTGAACAACTAATCGCCTTATACGTTACTAAGTCGCCAAAACAGTTTTTACCGGCGAGTTTGACAAATGTTGACACTAAAAAATTAACCGAAGAAGTATACAGTCAGTCCAAACTAACCAGCTATAACAATTTAAAAGAATTGTTGAATGGCGATGCTAAAACGGTAATAGAGCGCATCAACAAGGACAAAGGTTTCCAGTTGGTAAAATCGATGGCTGATAGTTACCTTAAAAATGTAGCTCCAAAATACGACGAACTGAACCTTAAAAACATCGCGTTACAACGTACCTATATGAAAGCTATTCTGGAATTATTCCCGAATAACCGTATTTTCCCGGATGCCAACAGCACCTTACGTGTTACCTACGGAAAAGTAAAAGGTTACAGTCCTAGCGATGCGGTGATCTATGAACCGATGACGTATCTGGATGGTGTGATCGAAAAATACGTACCGGGTGATTATGAATTTGACGTACCTGCCAAACTAATCTCTTTATACAATACTAAAGATTACGGACAATATGCCGAAAAAGGACGTATGCCGGTATGTTTTATCGGAACAAATCATACAACGGGTGGTAACTCCGGAAGCCCTGCGTTGGATGCGGAAGGCAACCTGATCGGGTTAAATTTCGACCGTGTTTGGGAAGGAACCATGAGCGATATTCACTACGATCCGGCGATTTGCCGCAATATTATGGTCGATATTCGCTATGTTTTGTTTATAATTGACAAATATGCAGGGGCAAAACACCTGGTTGACGAGATGAAAATCGTTCAAAACAAGAAAAAATAA
- a CDS encoding GNAT family N-acetyltransferase, with product MNTQFKPLDHQHIPDIITMMQDFYAIDNYPIDIPTTESLFETFINDENLGKAWLIYSDDILVGYVILTFIFSFEYKGRYAFLDELYLSEKARGKGIGKQAIHFIQSEALKLKLKVLYLEVENHNEKAQKLYLAQNFTDHNRKIMKYKVV from the coding sequence ATGAATACGCAGTTTAAACCTTTGGACCATCAGCATATTCCCGACATCATTACGATGATGCAGGATTTCTATGCGATCGACAACTACCCTATCGATATCCCGACTACCGAATCGCTTTTTGAAACATTTATAAACGATGAAAATCTGGGAAAAGCCTGGCTGATTTATTCAGACGATATTCTGGTAGGCTATGTGATTCTTACTTTTATTTTTAGTTTTGAATACAAAGGCCGTTATGCTTTTTTAGACGAATTGTATCTTTCTGAAAAAGCCCGCGGTAAAGGAATTGGCAAGCAAGCCATCCATTTTATCCAATCGGAAGCTCTTAAATTAAAGTTAAAAGTTCTCTACCTGGAAGTTGAAAACCATAACGAAAAGGCTCAAAAATTGTATCTTGCCCAGAATTTTACCGATCACAACCGTAAAATCATGAAATACAAAGTCGTATAA
- a CDS encoding glycosyltransferase N-terminal domain-containing protein, which translates to MFFLYDLLVRIAGFLIRFIAMVSPKIKLFTEGRKNVFTTLESAIQPTDKTIWFHAASLGEYEQGLPVMEQIKAHYPSHKIVLTFFSPSGYEVRKNNTIADVTVYLPLDTRLNAVRFIKAVHPDLVFFIKYEYWPNYLDVLQQHQIPTYLVSGIFREKQSFFKWYGSFYRNALKSFRYFFVQNEKSKQLLQSIGFHNVKVSGDTRFDRVSAILERDNTLDFIENFKADTTTIVIGSSWPKDETLLVDYINRCTDPVKFIIAPHNIKTEQIQELQKSISRKTVLFSKKNSVSDLSDYDVFIIDTIGILTKIYSYADIAYVGGGFGKPGVHNILEPATFGVPIVIGPNFSHFAEAIALVNMEGCISISNQKELDEAFSNLIQNEDIRFEKGHICSTFVQMNQNATKSIVNHIKNEYAV; encoded by the coding sequence ATGTTTTTTTTATACGATTTACTGGTTCGGATAGCTGGTTTTCTGATCCGTTTTATTGCTATGGTAAGCCCTAAAATTAAGCTGTTTACCGAAGGACGGAAAAATGTTTTTACCACATTGGAATCCGCCATACAACCTACCGATAAAACCATCTGGTTCCATGCCGCGTCACTGGGCGAATACGAACAAGGGCTTCCGGTAATGGAACAAATCAAAGCCCATTATCCATCGCATAAAATTGTACTGACCTTTTTTTCCCCATCGGGTTATGAGGTTCGAAAAAACAATACCATAGCCGATGTCACCGTATATTTACCGTTGGACACCCGATTGAATGCCGTCCGTTTTATCAAAGCCGTTCATCCCGATCTTGTATTTTTTATCAAATACGAATACTGGCCGAATTATCTGGATGTTTTACAACAACACCAAATTCCGACCTATCTGGTTTCGGGAATTTTCCGCGAAAAACAATCGTTTTTTAAATGGTATGGTTCGTTTTACCGAAACGCGCTAAAAAGCTTTCGTTACTTTTTTGTTCAGAATGAAAAATCGAAACAGCTTTTACAAAGCATCGGATTTCACAATGTAAAAGTGAGCGGTGACACCCGATTTGACCGGGTATCGGCTATTTTGGAACGCGACAACACTTTGGATTTTATCGAAAACTTTAAAGCCGATACGACCACTATCGTCATTGGCAGCTCCTGGCCAAAAGACGAAACACTACTTGTGGACTATATTAACCGTTGTACCGATCCGGTAAAGTTTATCATTGCGCCACACAATATCAAAACCGAACAAATTCAGGAACTCCAAAAAAGCATTTCCCGAAAAACGGTTTTATTTTCCAAAAAAAATTCCGTTTCCGATTTAAGCGATTACGATGTTTTTATTATCGACACCATTGGCATCCTGACCAAGATCTACAGTTATGCCGACATTGCCTATGTAGGCGGCGGTTTTGGCAAACCGGGTGTTCACAATATATTGGAACCAGCCACCTTTGGCGTACCGATTGTAATTGGCCCTAATTTTTCCCATTTTGCCGAAGCCATAGCGCTGGTTAACATGGAAGGCTGTATTTCCATTTCAAACCAAAAAGAACTTGACGAAGCCTTTTCCAATCTGATTCAAAACGAAGACATCCGTTTCGAAAAAGGTCATATTTGCAGCACTTTCGTACAAATGAATCAAAATGCCACTAAGAGCATTGTAAACCATATCAAAAATGAATACGCAGTTTAA
- a CDS encoding DegT/DnrJ/EryC1/StrS family aminotransferase — MRKIQMVDLKGQYEQIKEQVNQSIQEVLDTTTFINGPQVHQFQKSLEEYLDVKHVIPCANGTDALQIAMMGLGLQPGDEVITADFTFAATVEVIALLQLTPVLVDVDPDTFNISVDAIKKAITPKTKAIVPVHMFGQAANMEAIMAVAKEYNLFVIEDNAQAIGADYEYADGSKKKVGTIGHVASTSFFPSKNLGCYGDGGAIFTNDDELAYKLRGIVNHGMYVRYHHDVVGVNSRLDSMQAAVLNAKLPRLDVYNDARQLAAQKYDAALAGHANIVTPVVKGDKGSHVFHQYTLRILNADRNALMQHLIDKGIPCAIYYPIPLHSQKAYADSRYNEADFPVTNQLVNEVISLPMHTELDDEQIKFITDSILEFLK, encoded by the coding sequence ATGAGAAAAATACAAATGGTTGATCTTAAGGGTCAATACGAACAAATAAAAGAGCAGGTTAACCAGTCAATCCAGGAAGTACTGGATACCACAACATTTATCAACGGGCCGCAGGTACATCAATTCCAAAAATCATTGGAGGAATATCTGGATGTGAAACACGTAATTCCGTGTGCGAATGGTACCGATGCCCTTCAGATCGCCATGATGGGATTGGGATTGCAACCCGGTGATGAGGTGATTACAGCCGATTTTACGTTTGCCGCTACCGTTGAGGTGATTGCCTTGTTGCAACTGACTCCGGTTTTGGTTGATGTGGATCCGGATACGTTTAATATTTCGGTGGACGCCATTAAAAAAGCGATCACGCCAAAAACAAAAGCCATTGTTCCGGTACATATGTTCGGACAGGCGGCGAATATGGAAGCCATCATGGCGGTTGCAAAGGAATACAATCTGTTTGTGATCGAAGATAATGCGCAGGCAATCGGAGCCGATTATGAATATGCCGATGGTAGTAAAAAGAAAGTGGGAACGATTGGACATGTGGCGTCGACCTCATTTTTCCCGTCTAAAAACTTAGGATGTTATGGTGATGGTGGTGCCATTTTTACCAACGATGACGAACTGGCTTATAAATTACGCGGAATCGTAAACCACGGAATGTACGTACGTTACCATCACGATGTAGTGGGTGTGAATTCCCGTTTGGATAGTATGCAGGCGGCGGTTTTAAACGCGAAGTTGCCAAGATTGGATGTGTATAACGACGCGCGTCAGTTGGCAGCTCAAAAATATGATGCGGCTCTTGCCGGACATGCGAATATTGTAACTCCGGTTGTAAAAGGCGATAAAGGAAGCCATGTGTTTCATCAATATACGTTGCGAATTCTAAATGCCGATCGCAATGCGTTAATGCAGCACCTGATCGATAAAGGGATTCCATGTGCCATTTATTATCCGATTCCGTTACACAGTCAGAAAGCGTATGCTGATAGCCGTTATAATGAAGCCGATTTCCCGGTAACAAATCAATTGGTGAATGAAGTGATTTCATTACCAATGCATACCGAACTGGATGACGAACAGATTAAATTTATTACCGATAGTATTCTGGAATTTTTAAAATAA
- the galE gene encoding UDP-glucose 4-epimerase GalE — protein MKVVVTGGLGFIGSHTVVELYRQGFEVVIVDNLSNSSIDVLTGIEKIIGVKPVFEQIDLRDKAVVTAFFEKHNDSIGVIHFAASKAVGESVENPLLYYENNIASLVYLLQELQKKKEAYFIFSSSCTVYGQAENMPITECASVQPAMSPYGNTKRIGEEIINDVAKVSGINAILLRYFNPIGAHETAEIGELPVGVPQNLVPFITQTAIGIRKELSVYGDDYPTADGTCIRDYIHVVDLAKAHVVALQRLIDHKNESKVEVFNVGTGKGSSVLEVIRTFEKVSGKLLPYKIVGRREGDIIEAYANTDRANQVLGWKAELTLEQALHSAWKWEQKVRNI, from the coding sequence ATGAAAGTAGTTGTTACCGGAGGTTTAGGTTTTATCGGATCCCATACTGTAGTGGAATTATACCGTCAGGGGTTTGAAGTGGTTATTGTCGATAATCTGTCGAATTCATCTATCGATGTTTTAACAGGTATTGAAAAAATAATCGGGGTGAAACCGGTATTTGAGCAGATTGATCTGCGCGATAAAGCTGTTGTAACTGCTTTTTTTGAAAAACACAACGATAGTATTGGTGTTATTCATTTTGCCGCTTCAAAAGCAGTGGGCGAAAGTGTGGAAAATCCATTACTGTATTATGAAAATAATATTGCGTCCTTAGTTTACCTGTTACAGGAATTACAAAAGAAAAAAGAAGCGTATTTTATTTTCAGCTCTTCGTGTACCGTATACGGTCAGGCCGAAAATATGCCGATCACGGAGTGTGCTTCGGTACAACCGGCAATGTCTCCGTATGGGAATACAAAAAGGATTGGAGAAGAAATTATTAATGATGTAGCTAAAGTTTCCGGAATCAATGCGATTTTGTTGCGTTATTTTAATCCGATTGGCGCTCACGAAACCGCCGAAATTGGTGAACTTCCAGTAGGCGTACCGCAAAATCTGGTGCCGTTTATTACGCAAACCGCTATTGGTATCCGTAAGGAATTATCGGTGTATGGCGACGATTATCCAACAGCTGACGGAACCTGTATCCGCGATTATATTCATGTAGTTGATCTGGCTAAAGCACATGTGGTGGCGCTACAACGACTAATCGATCATAAAAACGAAAGTAAGGTGGAGGTGTTTAATGTTGGAACCGGAAAAGGAAGTTCGGTATTGGAAGTGATCCGCACCTTCGAAAAGGTGAGTGGGAAACTCTTACCGTATAAAATTGTAGGCCGACGCGAAGGTGATATAATCGAAGCCTATGCAAATACCGACAGGGCAAATCAGGTGTTGGGTTGGAAAGCGGAATTAACATTGGAACAGGCACTACATTCGGCCTGGAAATGGGAACAGAAAGTTCGAAATATATAA
- the accD gene encoding acetyl-CoA carboxylase, carboxyltransferase subunit beta, which produces MAWFKRTAKGIQTATEDKKDVPKGLWYKSPTGKIIDAEELAKNLWVSPEDGYHVRIGSKEYFEILFDNNEFKELDANMTSKDPLKFVDTKKYSDRLKDAIDKTKLKDAVRTAVGKSKGKDLVVASMDFAFIGGSMGAVVGEKIARAIDYSIKHKVPFVMISKSGGARMMEAAYSLMQLAKTSAKLAQLADAKIPYISLCTDPTTGGTTASYAMLGDINIAEPGALIGFAGPRVVKDTTGKDLPEGFQTSEFVLEHGFLDFITPRKELKDKINLYLDLILNQPVR; this is translated from the coding sequence ATGGCTTGGTTTAAAAGAACAGCAAAAGGGATTCAAACCGCAACTGAAGATAAAAAAGATGTACCAAAAGGACTTTGGTACAAATCACCGACAGGAAAAATCATTGATGCTGAAGAATTAGCAAAAAATCTTTGGGTAAGCCCGGAAGACGGCTATCACGTTCGCATTGGCAGTAAAGAATATTTTGAGATTTTATTCGACAACAACGAATTTAAAGAACTGGATGCCAACATGACTTCCAAGGATCCGCTTAAATTTGTGGATACTAAAAAGTACAGCGATCGTTTAAAAGACGCTATCGACAAAACCAAATTAAAAGATGCGGTTCGTACAGCAGTAGGAAAATCCAAAGGGAAAGACCTGGTTGTTGCTTCAATGGATTTTGCGTTTATCGGAGGATCAATGGGAGCTGTTGTAGGGGAAAAAATTGCCCGTGCAATCGATTATTCCATCAAGCATAAAGTACCTTTTGTAATGATTTCCAAATCGGGTGGTGCCCGTATGATGGAAGCGGCATACTCCTTAATGCAGTTAGCCAAAACATCTGCAAAACTGGCGCAATTGGCCGATGCAAAAATCCCGTATATCTCCTTATGTACCGATCCGACAACCGGAGGAACTACAGCATCCTATGCGATGTTAGGTGATATTAACATTGCCGAGCCGGGAGCTTTGATCGGTTTTGCCGGACCACGTGTCGTAAAAGACACCACCGGAAAAGACCTTCCGGAAGGATTCCAAACATCGGAATTTGTTTTAGAACACGGTTTCCTTGACTTTATCACGCCTCGTAAAGAGCTAAAAGACAAAATCAACTTATACCTGGACTTGATTTTAAATCAACCGGTACGCTAA